One genomic segment of Oncorhynchus nerka isolate Pitt River linkage group LG16, Oner_Uvic_2.0, whole genome shotgun sequence includes these proteins:
- the LOC115143889 gene encoding cyclin-dependent kinase 5 activator 1-like, translating to MGTVLSLSPSYRKAALCEDGPATVGHYAAVQNSKNAKDKNLKRHSLINVLPWKRIVAVSAKKKSSKKVQPNATYQNNVTHFNNENLKKSQSCANLSTFAQDQSTPALVKSSNNAASSVKKAPLTNSNAAPGTPKRVIVQASTSELLRCLGEFLCRRCYRLKHLPPTDPVLWLRSVDRSLLLQGWQDQGFITPANVVFVYMLCRDVVSSEVANEHELQAVLLTCLYLSYSYMGNEISYPLKPFLVESSKETFWDRCLSIINLMSAKMLQINSDPHYFTQVFADLKNESQKEEERSRLLIGLDR from the coding sequence ATGGGAACCGTGCTGTCGCTCTCGCCCAGCTACAGGAAGGCGGCCCTCTGCGAAGATGGGCCAGCCACAGTGGGACACTACGCGGCCGTTCAGAACAGCAAGAACGCCAAAGACAAGAACCTGAAGCGTCACTCGCTCATCAACGTTCTGCCATGGAAGCGGATCGTGGCTGTGTCGGCCAAGAAAAAAAGCTCAAAGAAGGTGCAGCCCAACGCTACATACCAGAACAATGTGACCCATTTCAACAATGAGAACCTGAAGAAGTCTCAGTCCTGCGCCAACCTGTCCACCTTCGCTCAGGACCAGAGCACCCCGGCCCTCGTCAAGAGCTCCAACAATGCCGCATCGTCAGTCAAGAAGGCCCCCCTGACCAACTCTAATGCAGCCCCTGGCACGCCCAAGAGGGTGATCGTCCAGGCCTCCACCAGCGAGCTCCTGCGCTGCCTGGGTGAGTTCCTGTGCCGGCGCTGCTACCGACTGAAACACCTGCCCCCCACTGACCCGGTGCTGTGGCTGCGGAGCGTGGACCGCTCGCTGCTTCTTCAGGGTTGGCAAGATCAAGGGTTCATCACCCCGGCCAACGTGGTGTTTGTTTACATGCTGTGCCGCGACGTGGTCTCCTCCGAGGTGGCCAATGAGCACGAGTTGCAGGCCGTGCTGCTCACCTGCCTCTACCTGTCCTACTCATACATGGGCAATGAAATCTCCTACCCGCTCAAGCCCTTCCTGGTGGAGAGCTCCAAGGAGACCTTCTGGGACCGCTGCCTGTCCATAATCAACCTGATGAGCGCTAAGATGCTCCAGATCAACTCAGACCCGCACTATTTCACCCAGGTGTTTGCCGACCTAAAGAACGAAAgccagaaggaggaggagaggagccgcTTGCTCATTGGTCTGGACCGGTGA